A genomic stretch from Vibrio neptunius includes:
- the proB gene encoding glutamate 5-kinase yields the protein MNQKCGQATQRQTVVVKLGTSVLTGGTLALDRAHMVELARQCAELQKLGHSVVMVSSGAIAAGREHLGYPALPNSMANKQLLAAVGQSQLIQTWEALFGIYGIKIGQMLLTRADMEDRERFLNARDTINALVDNDIIPIVNENDAVATSEIKVGDNDNLSALVGILCGANKLLLLTDQKGLFTADPRKDPNAELIKEVKTIDDTLRKIAGGSGTTLGTGGMATKLQAADIARRAGIEVIIAAGSAPDVVFDSLGEAPQGTRFLPIEEALESRKRWILAGPAASGDIVIDDGAVKAVIDKGSSLLAKGVTHVSGEFARGEVVRVTDKSGALVARGISSYSSQDMSKIIGKHSKDILGILGYDYGSEVLHRDDMVVIQE from the coding sequence ATGAATCAAAAATGCGGACAAGCGACACAGCGTCAAACTGTGGTTGTGAAACTGGGTACCAGTGTTTTAACTGGTGGCACTTTGGCGTTGGACAGAGCTCATATGGTTGAGCTAGCCCGCCAGTGTGCAGAGCTACAAAAATTGGGCCACTCTGTGGTCATGGTATCGTCTGGCGCAATTGCGGCTGGTCGAGAGCACCTCGGTTACCCCGCACTCCCTAACTCAATGGCGAATAAACAACTGTTAGCAGCTGTAGGCCAGAGTCAGTTGATTCAAACTTGGGAAGCGTTGTTTGGTATTTACGGTATTAAGATTGGCCAGATGTTGCTAACTCGTGCGGATATGGAAGATCGTGAACGATTCTTGAATGCCCGCGATACTATTAATGCGTTGGTTGATAACGATATCATTCCTATCGTTAACGAAAATGATGCCGTAGCGACCAGTGAGATTAAAGTCGGTGACAACGATAACTTATCTGCTCTAGTGGGTATTTTGTGTGGAGCCAACAAGCTGTTGCTCTTGACGGACCAAAAAGGGCTGTTTACCGCTGATCCGCGCAAAGATCCAAACGCTGAATTGATTAAAGAAGTGAAAACCATTGATGACACGCTACGCAAAATCGCTGGAGGCAGTGGCACAACGCTAGGTACAGGCGGGATGGCAACTAAACTTCAGGCGGCGGATATTGCTCGAAGAGCCGGAATTGAAGTGATCATCGCAGCTGGCAGTGCGCCTGATGTGGTGTTTGATTCATTAGGTGAAGCACCACAAGGCACCCGTTTTTTGCCCATTGAAGAAGCACTTGAAAGTCGCAAGCGCTGGATTCTGGCCGGTCCTGCTGCATCCGGTGATATTGTTATCGATGATGGAGCGGTGAAAGCTGTTATCGATAAAGGGAGCAGTCTATTGGCAAAGGGAGTGACTCACGTGAGTGGTGAATTTGCCCGTGGTGAGGTGGTGCGTGTGACTGATAAGAGCGGTGCTTTGGTCGCGCGTGGGATTTCCAGTTACTCAAGCCAAGACATGAGCAAGATAATTGGCAAGCACAGTAAAGATATTTTAGGAATTTTGGGTTATGACTACGGCAGCGAAGTGCTGCACCGCGATGATATGGTCGTCATTCAGGAATAA
- a CDS encoding glutamate-5-semialdehyde dehydrogenase, which translates to MELISMGQAAKDAAFQLATASTVQKNQALAIIADELEANAETILAANAKDIELGRGAGLTEALLDRLLLNEARLAGIANDVRNVISLNDPVGSEIDSKVLENGMSLSRRRVPLGVVGVIYEARPNVTIDIAALCLKTGNASILRGGKETFFSNMELVKVIQSALAKAELPAASVQYIEKPDRELVSQLLKLDDYVDMIIPRGGAGLHKMCKENSTIPVIIGGFGISHVFVDESADLQKSLEVVENAKVQRPSACNALDTLLVHQAIAAEFLPMLKARMEEKVTFVAEPQAKALMTNAKQIRDSGEGDFDTEWLSYTLGVKVVKDVKQAIDHMRVHNASHSDAIMTNSLENSELFINSVGSAAVYVNASTRFTDGAQFGLGAEVAVSTQKLHARGPMGLEELTSYKWVGKANYLPRS; encoded by the coding sequence GTGGAACTGATTTCTATGGGGCAAGCTGCCAAAGACGCAGCTTTCCAACTAGCAACAGCATCAACGGTGCAAAAGAACCAAGCATTAGCGATCATCGCCGATGAACTCGAAGCCAACGCAGAAACTATTTTGGCAGCAAATGCCAAAGATATTGAACTGGGCCGTGGAGCGGGTTTAACAGAAGCGTTACTGGATCGTTTACTGCTTAACGAAGCGCGTTTGGCAGGTATTGCCAATGATGTACGTAACGTGATTAGCCTTAATGATCCTGTTGGCAGTGAAATTGACAGCAAAGTGCTGGAAAACGGCATGTCTTTATCTCGCCGTCGAGTGCCATTAGGGGTTGTTGGCGTTATCTATGAAGCGCGACCGAATGTGACCATTGATATTGCCGCCTTGTGTTTGAAAACGGGTAACGCAAGTATCCTCCGTGGTGGTAAAGAGACATTTTTCTCCAATATGGAACTGGTTAAGGTTATTCAGTCTGCCCTTGCTAAAGCAGAGCTGCCTGCAGCCTCAGTTCAGTATATTGAGAAACCGGATCGAGAGCTAGTTTCTCAGCTGCTTAAGCTGGATGACTACGTCGACATGATCATTCCACGTGGTGGTGCTGGCCTTCACAAAATGTGTAAAGAAAACAGCACTATCCCTGTCATTATCGGCGGCTTTGGTATCAGCCATGTATTTGTTGATGAGAGCGCTGATCTCCAGAAATCTCTGGAAGTCGTCGAGAATGCGAAAGTACAGCGCCCTTCGGCTTGTAACGCTCTGGATACTTTATTGGTTCACCAAGCTATCGCAGCCGAGTTTTTGCCAATGTTGAAAGCTCGCATGGAAGAGAAAGTCACCTTTGTTGCAGAGCCTCAAGCAAAGGCTTTGATGACCAATGCTAAGCAGATACGTGATAGTGGCGAAGGCGACTTTGATACGGAATGGCTCAGTTACACTCTTGGGGTCAAAGTGGTTAAGGATGTCAAACAAGCTATCGATCATATGCGAGTGCATAATGCCAGCCACTCTGATGCAATTATGACGAACAGTTTAGAAAACTCGGAGCTGTTCATTAATTCAGTGGGTTCTGCTGCTGTGTACGTCAACGCCTCTACTCGATTTACCGATGGCGCGCAGTTCGGTTTAGGGGCTGAGGTGGCGGTGTCTACACAGAAACTGCATGCTCGCGGTCCAATGGGATTAGAGGAGCTAACCAGCTACAAATGGGTAGGAAAGGCCAACTACCTACCGCGTAGTTAA
- the nrdR gene encoding transcriptional regulator NrdR, which yields MHCPFCSENDTKVIDSRLVADGHQVRRRRQCLACSERFTTFETAELVMPRVIKSNGNREPFNEDKMVGGLQRALEKRPVSADSVELAISMIKSQLRATGEREVPSEMIGNLVMDQLKELDKVAYIRFASVYRSFEDIREFGEEIARLED from the coding sequence ATGCATTGTCCTTTTTGCTCTGAGAATGACACGAAAGTGATTGATTCTCGTCTGGTGGCTGATGGTCATCAGGTTCGTCGTCGCAGGCAGTGCCTAGCTTGTAGCGAACGCTTTACCACATTCGAAACCGCTGAGCTGGTGATGCCTCGTGTGATTAAATCCAATGGAAATCGCGAACCATTCAATGAAGATAAAATGGTTGGTGGTTTACAGCGAGCATTGGAAAAGCGCCCCGTGAGCGCAGACTCTGTTGAACTGGCTATTAGTATGATCAAGTCTCAGCTGCGAGCGACTGGAGAGCGTGAAGTACCGAGTGAAATGATCGGTAATTTGGTTATGGATCAGCTTAAAGAACTAGATAAAGTCGCTTATATTCGCTTTGCATCCGTTTACCGTAGCTTTGAAGATATTCGTGAGTTTGGCGAAGAAATTGCCCGACTAGAAGATTAA
- the ribD gene encoding bifunctional diaminohydroxyphosphoribosylaminopyrimidine deaminase/5-amino-6-(5-phosphoribosylamino)uracil reductase RibD — protein MSEFTPLDYQMMSRAIKLAKRGIYTTAPNPNVGCVIALDDDIIGEGFHYRAGEPHAEVHALKMAGDKSIGATAYVTLEPCSHYGRTPPCAEGLIKAKVAKVICAMEDPNPQVAGRGIKMLRDAGIEVQVGLLESDAMALNSAFIKRMKTGMPFVQLKMAASLDGQTALSNGQSQWITSPQARQDVQHYRAQAGAILSTSKTVIEDNASLNLRWSELPESVQAKLPESDVRQPVRVVLDRQQLLSSELKFYSTDGKRIVVSAQGDMDPLLNDSEQIDLTSVFANLVSHHNINHLWVEAGATLASSLIKEGLVDELILYLAPKIMGSDGRGLLGALGLESMAEVIELDIQDIRQVGQDIRLVARLKNKEV, from the coding sequence ATGTCTGAATTCACTCCTCTAGATTATCAAATGATGTCGCGTGCGATTAAATTGGCGAAACGCGGCATTTACACCACGGCACCGAACCCGAACGTTGGCTGTGTTATTGCTCTTGATGACGACATCATTGGTGAAGGCTTTCACTATCGTGCTGGTGAACCTCATGCCGAAGTCCATGCACTAAAAATGGCAGGCGATAAGTCTATAGGGGCGACCGCTTATGTCACCCTTGAGCCTTGCTCTCATTACGGGCGTACTCCTCCATGCGCTGAAGGTTTGATCAAAGCTAAGGTTGCGAAAGTGATTTGCGCGATGGAAGACCCAAACCCACAAGTAGCAGGGCGTGGCATTAAAATGCTGCGTGATGCGGGTATTGAGGTTCAGGTTGGATTGTTAGAAAGCGATGCAATGGCTCTGAATTCTGCTTTCATCAAACGTATGAAAACCGGAATGCCATTTGTACAACTGAAAATGGCTGCCAGCCTTGATGGCCAAACCGCGCTGAGTAATGGTCAAAGTCAGTGGATCACTTCTCCTCAGGCAAGGCAAGATGTGCAACACTATCGTGCTCAAGCTGGCGCTATCTTATCGACAAGCAAAACGGTGATCGAGGATAACGCATCACTGAATCTACGCTGGTCTGAGTTACCTGAATCTGTGCAGGCTAAGCTGCCTGAAAGTGATGTGCGCCAACCTGTCAGAGTGGTGTTAGATCGTCAGCAACTGCTATCTTCCGAGCTCAAGTTCTATTCCACTGACGGTAAGCGTATTGTTGTCTCCGCACAAGGCGATATGGATCCTTTACTTAATGACTCAGAGCAAATCGATTTGACATCAGTATTTGCAAACCTAGTCTCCCATCACAATATTAATCACCTATGGGTTGAAGCGGGTGCCACTCTGGCAAGCAGTCTGATTAAAGAGGGCTTGGTGGATGAGTTAATATTGTACCTAGCACCTAAAATTATGGGCAGTGATGGTCGAGGGTTATTAGGTGCGCTTGGCCTAGAGTCGATGGCAGAGGTTATTGAACTCGATATTCAAGATATCAGGCAAGTTGGCCAAGACATTCGACTTGTAGCCCGACTTAAGAACAAAGAAGTGTAA
- a CDS encoding riboflavin synthase, which yields MFTGIIEAVGTLTAITPKGEDVSVTVEVGKLDMSDVKLGDSIATNGVCLTVVDFNSTSYSADLSLETLNKTGFTDYQVGGKVNLEKAMLPTTRFGGHIVSGHVDGVGEITERNQVGRAIEFWVSMPEELCKYVAEKGSVTVDGISLTVNALRKNAFKLTIVPHTGEETTIADFHVGRTVNLEVDVLARYMERLLTSQNEQPESSLTMEFLQQNGFA from the coding sequence ATGTTTACAGGAATTATTGAAGCTGTTGGTACGCTAACAGCGATTACTCCAAAAGGTGAAGATGTTAGTGTCACCGTTGAAGTGGGTAAGCTGGATATGTCAGACGTCAAACTCGGAGACAGTATTGCAACAAATGGCGTGTGTTTGACTGTGGTGGATTTCAATTCAACCAGCTACAGCGCAGATTTATCGTTAGAAACATTGAACAAAACTGGATTCACGGATTATCAAGTGGGTGGCAAGGTTAACTTAGAAAAAGCGATGTTGCCAACCACGCGCTTTGGTGGCCATATAGTGTCTGGTCACGTGGATGGCGTCGGTGAAATTACTGAACGTAACCAGGTAGGGCGGGCTATTGAGTTTTGGGTTTCCATGCCTGAAGAGCTATGCAAATATGTTGCTGAGAAAGGTTCCGTTACTGTGGATGGTATTAGCCTGACGGTGAATGCTCTACGCAAAAATGCCTTCAAACTTACGATAGTACCTCACACTGGAGAAGAGACGACCATCGCAGATTTCCATGTTGGACGAACAGTTAATTTGGAAGTGGACGTACTAGCGCGTTACATGGAACGTTTATTGACCAGCCAAAATGAGCAGCCAGAATCGAGTTTGACTATGGAATTTCTCCAGCAAAACGGTTTTGCATAA
- the ribB gene encoding 3,4-dihydroxy-2-butanone-4-phosphate synthase, whose translation MPISTPQEIIEDIRLGKMVILMDDEDRENEGDLIMAAEHVTPEAINFMATHGRGLICLTMTKERCERLGLPPMVQDNNAQYTTNFTVSIEAAEGVTTGISAADRARTVQAAVAKDAKAADLVQPGHIFPLAAQEGGVLTRAGHTEAGCDLARLAGLEPSGVIVEILNDDGTMARRPDSEIFAEKHNIKLGTIADLIEYRNNTETTIERVAECKLPTEYGEFELVTFRDTIDNQVHYALCKGDVQEKTPLVRVHLQDTFTDLLRSDRNAERSWTLDKAMKRIGEEGGVLVILGNEESTDLLIHRVKMFEAQDKGEAPTLAKKQGTSRRVGVGSQILADLGVHDMRLLSSTNKKYHALGGFGLNVVEYVCE comes from the coding sequence ATGCCAATTAGTACGCCTCAAGAAATCATCGAAGATATTCGATTAGGTAAAATGGTCATCCTGATGGATGATGAAGATCGTGAAAATGAAGGCGATCTGATCATGGCGGCCGAACATGTCACTCCTGAAGCAATCAACTTCATGGCGACTCATGGTCGTGGCCTGATCTGCCTTACGATGACCAAAGAACGTTGTGAGCGTTTAGGTTTACCGCCTATGGTCCAGGACAATAACGCACAGTATACCACCAACTTCACTGTTTCTATTGAAGCTGCGGAAGGCGTTACAACGGGAATTTCAGCAGCCGATCGTGCGCGCACTGTGCAAGCTGCGGTCGCAAAAGACGCCAAAGCGGCAGACTTGGTTCAACCTGGACATATCTTCCCACTTGCTGCGCAGGAAGGGGGCGTTCTCACTCGTGCTGGGCATACAGAAGCAGGCTGTGATTTAGCTCGTCTTGCTGGTTTAGAGCCTTCCGGTGTTATTGTTGAGATCCTTAATGATGACGGCACAATGGCTCGCCGCCCTGATTCAGAAATCTTCGCTGAGAAACATAATATTAAGTTAGGTACGATTGCTGACTTGATCGAATACCGCAACAACACAGAAACGACGATTGAGCGTGTTGCAGAGTGCAAATTGCCGACAGAATACGGCGAATTTGAACTGGTGACTTTCCGCGATACGATCGACAATCAGGTCCACTACGCCTTGTGCAAAGGCGACGTGCAAGAAAAAACACCATTGGTTCGAGTTCACCTTCAGGATACGTTTACTGATTTGTTGCGCAGCGACCGCAATGCGGAAAGAAGCTGGACGTTAGATAAAGCAATGAAACGTATTGGCGAAGAAGGTGGCGTTTTGGTGATTCTTGGTAATGAAGAGTCGACGGACCTGCTTATTCACCGAGTAAAAATGTTTGAAGCCCAAGATAAAGGCGAAGCGCCAACCTTAGCGAAGAAGCAAGGGACATCACGACGTGTTGGTGTCGGTTCGCAGATTTTGGCGGATTTGGGTGTACATGACATGCGTCTACTCTCATCCACCAATAAGAAATACCACGCTTTGGGAGGCTTTGGTCTTAATGTGGTTGAATACGTTTGTGAATAA
- the ribE gene encoding 6,7-dimethyl-8-ribityllumazine synthase, whose protein sequence is MKVIEGGFPAPNAKIAIVISRFNSFINESLLSGAIDTLKRHGQISEDNITVVRCPGAVELPLVAQRVAKTGKFDAIVSLGTVIRGGTPHFDYVCSECNKGLAQVSLEYSLPVAFGVLTVDTIDQAIERAGTKAGNKGAEAALSALEMINVLSEIDS, encoded by the coding sequence ATGAAAGTGATCGAGGGTGGCTTCCCAGCGCCAAACGCAAAAATTGCTATCGTTATTTCTCGTTTCAACAGTTTTATTAACGAAAGTCTATTGTCTGGTGCAATCGATACTTTAAAGCGTCATGGACAAATCAGCGAAGATAACATCACAGTGGTTCGCTGTCCGGGTGCGGTTGAACTTCCATTGGTCGCTCAGCGAGTAGCGAAAACAGGCAAGTTCGATGCAATCGTATCTCTGGGTACTGTTATCCGTGGCGGCACACCTCACTTTGACTATGTTTGTAGTGAATGTAACAAAGGCCTTGCACAAGTGTCTCTGGAATACAGCCTTCCAGTAGCGTTTGGTGTACTGACTGTTGATACAATTGATCAAGCTATTGAGCGCGCGGGAACCAAGGCTGGTAATAAAGGTGCAGAGGCTGCACTAAGCGCACTTGAAATGATAAACGTTCTATCTGAAATCGATTCCTAA
- the nusB gene encoding transcription antitermination factor NusB: MGASVKPAARRNARRFALQAIYSWQITKENVATIEEQFLSGGKYDEEEHHAAEPALVAPDTDVAYFRDLLTGVVLSHTELDSKIRPYTARPMQDLDMMELALLRLAMYEMTRREDVPYKVVINEAIELAKVFAAEESHKFVNGVLDKAAPHVRKK, encoded by the coding sequence ATGGGGGCCAGTGTGAAACCAGCCGCACGTCGTAATGCACGTCGATTCGCTCTACAAGCGATCTACTCATGGCAAATTACTAAAGAGAATGTTGCCACTATCGAAGAGCAGTTCTTATCTGGTGGTAAGTATGATGAAGAAGAGCATCATGCTGCTGAACCAGCGCTTGTTGCACCAGACACTGACGTTGCATACTTCCGTGACCTGCTAACAGGTGTTGTGCTAAGTCACACAGAGCTAGACAGCAAGATTCGTCCTTATACTGCTCGTCCAATGCAAGATTTGGACATGATGGAGCTGGCTTTGCTTCGTCTTGCTATGTATGAAATGACTCGTCGTGAAGATGTGCCTTACAAAGTGGTCATCAACGAAGCCATCGAACTAGCTAAAGTGTTCGCTGCTGAAGAGAGCCACAAATTTGTTAACGGTGTGCTAGACAAAGCCGCACCTCACGTTCGCAAAAAATAA
- the thiL gene encoding thiamine-phosphate kinase: MSGEFNLIETYFVGRQASRKDVLLAAGDDCALVKVPEGLSVAISTDTLVSGTHFLESANPAWVAHKALASNISDLAAMGATPAWVSFALTMPEPDEAWLAPFCESFFELADYYGVQLIGGDTTKGPLSLTLTVQGLVDPDKALRRDGAQVGDWVYVTGDLGDSKAGLDVILNSELKSQPFALELEQRHYLSTPRVLVGQALLNLASSAIDISDGLISDLQHILKRSSVGASLDVSLLPVSNALIQFTGTLSKAQQYALSSGEEYELCFTVPEHNKGSIESALAHCGAKITCIGQIRPQGTFELHNSGQPIDWDLSGYDHFK; this comes from the coding sequence ATGTCTGGTGAATTTAATCTAATCGAAACGTATTTTGTTGGTCGTCAAGCATCACGTAAAGATGTTTTGTTGGCGGCTGGTGATGATTGCGCCTTAGTCAAAGTACCTGAGGGGCTCTCTGTCGCGATCAGCACAGATACGCTGGTATCAGGGACTCATTTTCTTGAAAGTGCCAACCCAGCTTGGGTTGCCCATAAAGCATTAGCATCCAACATCAGTGATCTCGCTGCCATGGGCGCAACACCAGCATGGGTGTCATTCGCGTTAACAATGCCTGAGCCCGATGAGGCTTGGCTGGCCCCTTTCTGTGAATCATTTTTTGAGCTTGCGGATTATTATGGGGTGCAGTTGATCGGTGGTGATACCACTAAAGGCCCGTTAAGTCTAACGCTCACGGTACAAGGATTGGTTGATCCAGATAAAGCACTACGTCGTGATGGGGCTCAAGTGGGTGATTGGGTTTATGTCACGGGTGATTTAGGGGACAGCAAAGCTGGTCTGGATGTAATCCTCAACTCGGAACTGAAGTCCCAGCCTTTTGCTCTGGAGTTAGAACAACGCCACTATCTCTCGACGCCTCGCGTTTTAGTTGGTCAAGCACTCCTTAATCTCGCCAGCTCAGCTATCGATATTTCAGATGGTTTGATTTCAGATCTGCAACACATTCTGAAACGTTCTTCTGTTGGGGCAAGCCTTGACGTCTCGCTATTACCTGTCTCTAATGCACTTATCCAATTTACGGGCACTTTATCTAAAGCTCAACAATATGCGTTATCCAGCGGGGAAGAGTACGAACTGTGCTTTACGGTACCTGAGCATAATAAAGGCTCCATCGAGAGCGCTCTTGCGCATTGTGGCGCTAAGATTACCTGCATTGGTCAAATACGACCACAAGGAACGTTTGAACTCCATAATAGCGGCCAACCGATTGATTGGGATCTGAGTGGCTATGATCACTTCAAGTAA
- the pgpA gene encoding phosphatidylglycerophosphatase A translates to MTNPLTLISLKNPWHLLATGFGSGLSPIVPGTMGTLAAIPFYLLLVQLPLPVYIVAVVVSCLLGVKICQVTSDDMGVHDHGSIVWDEFAGFWITMLVVPLFQLSVTDWKWVLTGFVLFRFFDMVKPWPIGWLDKRVHGGLGIMLDDIVAGVMAGVALYLVGKYAGWLV, encoded by the coding sequence ATGACTAACCCTTTAACTCTTATTTCTCTAAAGAATCCGTGGCACTTATTGGCAACCGGTTTTGGTAGCGGATTATCGCCAATTGTCCCGGGCACAATGGGCACCTTAGCAGCTATCCCTTTTTATTTACTACTTGTTCAGTTGCCATTGCCTGTATATATAGTGGCTGTCGTTGTCTCTTGCTTACTTGGAGTCAAAATATGTCAGGTAACTTCCGATGATATGGGAGTCCACGACCATGGTTCCATCGTTTGGGATGAGTTTGCTGGTTTTTGGATAACCATGTTGGTGGTACCATTATTTCAACTTTCAGTGACGGACTGGAAATGGGTACTGACTGGGTTCGTGTTGTTTCGTTTCTTCGATATGGTTAAACCATGGCCGATTGGTTGGTTAGACAAGCGAGTCCATGGCGGCTTGGGTATTATGCTGGACGATATCGTCGCAGGCGTGATGGCTGGAGTAGCTCTTTATCTCGTCGGTAAATACGCAGGCTGGTTGGTTTAA
- a CDS encoding DUF3461 family protein: protein MFPHLTGLGIQDPKQIERYSLRQEAHKDVLKIYFHKQKGELFAKSVKFKYPRQVKNVLVDSGSHKYKEVTEINRNLTLVIDELNKLTKPGKTTEVDVKQKILTDLRHLEKVVSSKIAEIEADLEKLK, encoded by the coding sequence ATGTTCCCACACCTCACTGGTTTAGGTATTCAGGATCCTAAACAGATTGAGCGCTATTCATTACGACAAGAAGCGCACAAGGATGTGTTAAAAATCTATTTTCACAAACAAAAGGGCGAATTATTCGCTAAAAGCGTAAAATTCAAATACCCGCGTCAAGTGAAGAATGTTCTGGTTGACAGCGGCAGCCATAAGTATAAAGAAGTCACTGAAATCAATCGTAACCTTACATTAGTGATAGATGAACTGAATAAGCTAACTAAACCGGGGAAAACCACTGAAGTCGATGTCAAACAGAAGATCCTTACCGACTTACGTCATTTAGAGAAAGTGGTTTCAAGTAAGATTGCCGAAATTGAAGCGGATTTAGAGAAGCTGAAGTAA